Proteins co-encoded in one Nicotiana sylvestris chromosome 7, ASM39365v2, whole genome shotgun sequence genomic window:
- the LOC104213508 gene encoding protein MIZU-KUSSEI 1, whose translation MPKTDALRRFLLPCFTTTPTSPAPPPPLTIAPKKRLSTSLRDDLDDPKQEKKLPEDQDSYPTTPSNSIIPSAPPRSSKTMVIGTIYGQRRGGHVWFCVQHDRLNTKPSLLLELSIPTTTLIQEMQSGLVRIALEFKDTSSELNLCPLHSIPIWTLFCNGRKIGFAIKRRATQPTRNMLKTMQNMTVGAGVIPSGSVSGSTDQCEEVLYMRANYECVIGGADSESFHLINPEEGPGQEFSIFLLRSK comes from the coding sequence ATGCCAAAAACCGACGCCCTCCGTCGGTTCCTCCTCCCCTGCTTCACCACCACCCCTACCTCCCCAGCACCCCCACCCCCACTCACCATTGCACCAAAAAAACGCCTCAGCACCTCCTTACGTGACGATCTCGACGACCCAAAACAAGAGAAAAAATTACCAGAAGATCAAGATTCTTACCCCACCACCCCATCAAACAGCATTATCCCTTCTGCTCCTCCACGCTCCTCAAAAACAATGGTGATCGGCACCATCTACGGCCAACGCCGCGGCGGACACGTGTGGTTCTGTGTACAACACGATCGTCTCAACACAAAGCCTTCACTTCTTCTAGAACTTTCCATCCCCACCACTACACTTATTCAAGAAATGCAAAGTGGACTTGTACGTATTGCTCTTGAGTTCAAGGACACGTCATCAGAACTGAATCTTTGTCCGCTTCATTCTATTCCTATTTGGACTCTTTTCTGTAATGGACGTAAAATCGGGTTTGCGATTAAAAGACGGGCGACCCAACCGACCCGAAACATGCTTAAAACCATGCAGAACATGACAGTCGGGGCGGGTGTGATTCCTTCGGGATCGGTTTCGGGTAGTACTGATCAATGTGAAGAGGTGTTGTACATGAGAGCTAACTACGAGTGTGTTATTGGTGGTGCAGATTCGGAGTCGTTTCATTTgattaacccggaagaaggtccGGGTCAAGAATTTAGTATCTTCTTGCTCCGCTCCAAATGA